Genomic segment of Paenibacillus sp. FSL R5-0623:
GAACTGAGTGCAGCTATTGGACAAGCGATGGCGAAGATGAATGAAGGGCCTGTGAAGGCTGAAATTAATAAAACGAACAGCGTGAGTGATTTTGCAACATCGATGCTGCCTATGATTCTGGGCTTTATTACCTACATTGCTTCGATGACCATGAATATTCAGTTCAATATCACGTCGAATATCATGAAGCGTAACCATTCCAAATGGGAAATCTTCTGGGGACGGCAATTGCTATTATTGTGTATAGCTGTGATCGTTCCTCTGATTGTGGATACAGTAGCTCTTCAGTTCACGGATGTTGCGAGCTCCTTCGGCGCTTTGTATCTGTATCATGTGCTGGTGAGTCTGGCTTGTATCTGTTTTACACAAATGAGTTTTGCCCTGTTTGGCAATGCAGGTCCTCTATTTAATGTAGCGATGGTTCCGCTCCAGTTGATGACAGCAGGAAATATAATTCCAGCCGAGATGCTGGCGCCATTCTACCGTTATATCGGAAACTTTCTGCCCGCTTCCAATGGGGTACAGGGATTTATGCGTTTGATCTATAGTGGAGAAGCAGTTGGGGGATACATGGTTCATCTTCTATTGATCTCGATTATTACGTGGGGAATTACGTTGCTGCGAGTTGGTATGCAAAAAGCAGGTAATGGACAAATGACGATGACGCCTCCAGCATCAGCACAGGCACAACATTAAGAGTTTCCTTCTATATATAATGTAATAACACACAAGAAAGTGGTTCACGTATAGTTATATGCGTGCATCACTTTTTTTGTTTATCTTTTATAATACCTCTACTTATACTCGTGGTAACTTACAGTGCCCCCAGTAATCTTGCATGACCTTGATAAAAGGACAACCTAAATTGAGCATATTAATGAAGCTAAAA
This window contains:
- a CDS encoding ABC transporter permease, with translation MKSFKDFLKVPQTKIGLVFALVVPLLFVVIWMTGYHQATERVDQLQVALVNEDGTQGTEVQKQIETLAPFHVNVLGSAEEAEQQMNAGNYAMVIIIPEGFTDQIEGGTEASLSFYINQGNADVAKSIVEHAATGMTAQMGQGILESKVQVTLNNDSINSDELSAAIGQAMAKMNEGPVKAEINKTNSVSDFATSMLPMILGFITYIASMTMNIQFNITSNIMKRNHSKWEIFWGRQLLLLCIAVIVPLIVDTVALQFTDVASSFGALYLYHVLVSLACICFTQMSFALFGNAGPLFNVAMVPLQLMTAGNIIPAEMLAPFYRYIGNFLPASNGVQGFMRLIYSGEAVGGYMVHLLLISIITWGITLLRVGMQKAGNGQMTMTPPASAQAQH